A window of Etheostoma spectabile isolate EspeVRDwgs_2016 chromosome 18, UIUC_Espe_1.0, whole genome shotgun sequence contains these coding sequences:
- the ccnk gene encoding cyclin-K, translating into MLKSSAAGPSTVASPQPMKEFKENFSGQLILDHIKPCWYWDKKDLAHTPSQSEGLDPGTEARYRREGARFIFDVGTKLGLHYDTLATGIIYFHRFYMFHSFKQFPRYVTGACCLFLAGKVEETPKKCKDIIKTARSLLNDVQFAQFGDDPKEEVMVLERILLQTIKFDLQVEHPYMFLLRYVKQLKGEKNKVCKVLQMAWTFVNDSLCTMLSLQWEPEIIAVAVMYLAGRLCKFDIQEWTAKQSSRRWWEQFVQDVPVELLEDICHQILDLYSQGNKPIPQQIQEKERAAAPQVPVPPAPMGLPPAPNPPPPPPKKTSPQGSSPARQLKRSHTSPKDEPKAPEQVGSKIPRLESPMPPLPTSQPPPERKAPAPAPPTEAEPIPEAAPPPPHAPPPHQPPPLPHRPPPPPPSNYIMSTTSSYMSGEGYQSLQSMMKTEGPSYAPMPPSYAPPIPPYHPHVYPPPAAPPPGPPPSSYPPPNLPPTYPPPGYNSYPPPRMPPGHVPPPVIGLPAGYPPPPVPPGQSQVPLPPPPGMPMNHGGWMR; encoded by the exons ATGTTAAAG TCCAGTGCAGCGGGTCCATCCACCGTTGCCTCTCCTCAGCCAATGAAGGAATTCAAGGAGAACTTTTCAGGCCAGCTAATTCTGGACCACATCAAGCCATGCTGGTACTGGGACAAGAAGGATTTAGCCCACACCCCCTCTCAGTCTGAAGGCCTGGACCCTGGCACGGAGGCCCGCTATCGGAGAGAAGGAGCCCGCTTCATTTTTGACGTGGGGACCAAACTTGGCCT ACACTATGACACGCTGGCAACTGGCATCATATACTTCCACCGCTTCTACATGTTTCATTCCTTTAAGCAGTTCCCCAGATAT gTGACCGGTGCTTGCTGTCTTTTCCTGGCAGGCAAAGTGGAGGAAACCCCCAAAAAGTGTAAAGACATCATCAAAACAGCCCGAAGCCTACTGAATGATGTGCAGTTTGCCCAGTTTGGAGATGATCCGAAG GAAGAGGTGATGGTGTTGGAGAGGATTTTACTCCAGACTATCAAGTTTGACCTGCAGGTGGAGCACCCTTACATGTTCCTGCTGCGCTATGTCAAGCAACTCAAAG GGGAAAAGAATAAAGTGTGCAAGGTGCTACAGATGGCGTGGACCTTTGTCAATGACAG CCTGTGCACCATGCTGTCTCTGCAGTGGGAGCCAGAGATTATTGCGGTAGCCGTCATGTACCTGGCCGGCCGCCTCTGTAAGTTTGACATCCAGGAGTGGACCGCCAAGCAGTCGTCCCGCCGCTGGTGGGAGCAGTTTGTCCAGGACGTCCCAGTTGAGCTGCTTGAAG ACATTTGCCACCAGATCCTGGATCTGTACTCCCAGGGTAACAAGCCCATCCCTCAGCAGAtacaggagaaggagagggcCGCTGCTCCGCAGGTCCCCGTTCCTCCAGCCCCAATGGGACTACCGCCAGCCCCCAACCCTCCTCCCCCACCACCAAAGAAGACTTCCCCTCAGGGAAGCAGCCCTGCACGCCAGCTCAAACGCTCACAT acatCCCCAAAAGATGAACCAAAGGCTCCAG AACAAGTTGGATCAAAGATTCCTAGACTGGAGAGCCCCATGCCCCCTCTGCCTACATCGCAGCCGCCCCCAG AGCGCAAGGCCCCAGCTCCAGCCCCTCCCACGGAAGCCGAACCAATACCGGAAGCGGCTCCTCCTCCACCGCATGCTCCGCCGCCACATCAGCCCCCGCCTCTGCCCCATCGCCCTCCTCCGCCGCCGCCCTCCAACTACATCAtgtccaccaccagctcctacATGTCCGGAGAAGGCTACCAGAGCCTGCAGTCGATGATGAAGACTGAGGGTCCCTCCTACGCCCCGATGCCGCCCAGCTACGCACCCCCAATACCGCCATATCACCCCCACGTCTACCCGCCGCCTGCAGCACCACCTCCAGGCCCGCCTCCTTCCAGCTACCCGCCCCCAAACTTGCCGCCAACGTATCCGCCACCGGGCTACAACAGCTACCCTCCGCCTCGCATGCCACCGGGCCACGTACCCCCTCCAGTTATAGGTCTGCCTGCTGGGTATCCCCCGCCCCCAGTGCCCCCAGGACAGTCACAGGTGCCCCTGCCCCCTCCGCCCGGCATGCCTATGAATCACGGTGGGtggatgagatga